The Sphingomonas sp. LY54 genome includes a region encoding these proteins:
- a CDS encoding class II aldolase/adducin family protein, with product MTATPLSSVEIPSLEGKVGAEEWKIRVDLAAAYRLVAHYGWDDLIFTHLSARIPGPEHHFLLNPYNLMFEEVTASSLVKVEMNGLPVEPSPFITNPAGFTIHSAIHMAREDAQAVMHLHTPQGQAVSAHAEGLLPLTQTAMLIRDDVAFHDYEGVAVDLDERERLVADLGDKGAMLLRNHGTLAVGDTVGEAFLKLYFLERACQAQIMALSAGEGNINNPPQGSPEVTAQQGKMGLKLAAGALAWPALLRKAYRLDPDFAT from the coding sequence ATGACGGCGACGCCGCTCAGCTCGGTCGAGATTCCGAGCCTTGAGGGCAAGGTCGGCGCCGAGGAGTGGAAGATCCGCGTCGATCTCGCTGCCGCCTACCGTCTGGTCGCTCATTATGGCTGGGACGACCTCATCTTCACCCACCTATCGGCGCGCATCCCGGGCCCCGAGCACCATTTCCTGCTCAACCCGTACAATTTGATGTTCGAGGAGGTGACCGCGTCCAGCCTGGTCAAGGTCGAGATGAACGGGCTGCCGGTCGAGCCGTCGCCCTTCATCACCAATCCGGCCGGCTTCACGATCCATTCGGCGATCCACATGGCGCGCGAGGACGCGCAGGCGGTGATGCATCTCCACACGCCGCAGGGCCAGGCCGTGTCGGCCCATGCCGAGGGGCTGCTACCGCTCACCCAGACCGCGATGCTGATCCGCGACGACGTCGCCTTCCACGATTATGAGGGCGTGGCGGTCGATCTCGACGAGCGCGAGCGGCTGGTCGCGGACCTGGGCGACAAGGGCGCGATGCTGCTGCGCAACCACGGCACGCTCGCAGTCGGCGACACCGTCGGCGAGGCCTTCCTGAAACTCTATTTCCTCGAACGCGCCTGTCAGGCGCAGATCATGGCGCTCTCGGCCGGCGAGGGGAATATCAATAATCCGCCGCAGGGATCGCCCGAGGTTACCGCCCAGCAGGGCAAGATGGGCCTGAAGCTTGCCGCCGGCGCGCTCGCCTGGCCGGCTCTGCTGCGCAAGGCCTACCGCCTCGATCCCGACTTCGCGACCTGA
- the maiA gene encoding maleylacetoacetate isomerase: MTKPVLFDYWRSSASYRVRIALNLKGVDYETVPVNLLEGAQKDPAYVGRNPQGFVPMLEMDGLRLTQSLAIIDYLDAAVPEPRLTPHASADRAHVLALALAVAADIHPVNNLRILHYLKNPLGHDQAERDEWYRHWLREGLAPLERLAAPRAGRFLFGDQPSLADICLVPQLYNARRFDVPLDDYPTLVAADAAASRLEAFAAAHPDRVATAAPSA; the protein is encoded by the coding sequence ATGACCAAGCCCGTTCTGTTCGATTATTGGCGCTCCTCGGCCAGTTACCGGGTGCGTATCGCGCTCAACCTCAAGGGCGTCGATTACGAGACCGTGCCGGTCAACCTGCTCGAAGGCGCGCAAAAGGATCCGGCCTATGTCGGGCGCAACCCGCAGGGCTTCGTGCCGATGCTGGAGATGGACGGCCTGCGCCTGACGCAGAGCCTTGCGATCATCGACTATCTCGACGCGGCGGTGCCCGAGCCCCGGCTGACCCCCCACGCTTCGGCCGACCGTGCGCACGTGCTCGCGCTGGCGCTCGCGGTCGCCGCCGACATCCACCCGGTCAACAACCTGCGCATCCTCCACTATTTGAAGAACCCCCTCGGCCACGACCAGGCCGAGCGCGACGAATGGTATCGCCATTGGTTGCGCGAAGGGCTCGCCCCGCTCGAGCGGCTGGCCGCGCCGCGCGCCGGCCGCTTCCTGTTCGGCGATCAGCCCAGCCTGGCCGACATCTGCCTGGTGCCGCAGCTCTACAATGCCCGCCGTTTCGATGTGCCTTTGGACGATTATCCGACCCTCGTCGCCGCCGATGCCGCGGCGAGCCGGCTCGAAGCCTTCGCCGCCGCCCATCCGGACCGGGTGGCAACGGCCGCGCCGTCGGCCTAG
- a CDS encoding urate hydroxylase PuuD: protein MGKLLGNLNMALALGIILLLAMMFGFHADAMGEAGYANFWLRFFHVISGVLWIGLLYYFNFVQIPTMPKVPAELKGGVSKYIAPEALFWFRWSALATVVTGLLVAETTTGGYIPRALGFAEGFRVIGLGMWLALIMAANVWFVIWPNQQKALGLKPADDETKAKAARTAMLASRTNFVLSIPMLYAMVTQTYLAR, encoded by the coding sequence ATGGGCAAGTTACTCGGCAATCTGAACATGGCGCTGGCGCTCGGCATCATCCTGCTGCTCGCTATGATGTTCGGCTTCCACGCCGACGCGATGGGCGAGGCCGGTTACGCCAATTTCTGGCTGCGCTTCTTCCACGTCATCTCGGGCGTGCTGTGGATCGGGCTGCTTTATTATTTCAACTTCGTCCAGATCCCGACCATGCCCAAGGTCCCGGCCGAACTGAAGGGCGGCGTCAGCAAATATATCGCGCCCGAGGCCCTGTTCTGGTTCCGCTGGTCGGCGCTGGCGACGGTGGTGACCGGCCTGCTGGTCGCCGAGACCACGACCGGCGGCTACATCCCGCGCGCGCTCGGCTTCGCCGAAGGGTTCCGCGTGATCGGCCTCGGCATGTGGCTCGCGCTGATCATGGCCGCCAATGTGTGGTTTGTGATCTGGCCGAACCAGCAGAAGGCGCTGGGCCTGAAGCCGGCCGACGACGAGACCAAGGCCAAGGCCGCGCGCACGGCGATGCTCGCCTCGCGCACCAATTTCGTCCTGTCGATCCCGATGCTCTACGCGATGGTGACGCAGACCTACCTAGCGCGCTGA
- a CDS encoding cation acetate symporter, protein MRARGFAALGLASLPSAAWAEALTGEAERQPMNWTAIAMFAAFVILTLWITRWAAKRTRTAASFYTAGGGITGFQNGLAIAGDYMSAASFLGISAQIFFDGYDGLIYSTGFLVGWPIILFLMAEKLRNLGRFTFADVASFRMAQPPIRTFSAVSTLIVVAFYLIAQMVGAGQLIKLLFGLPYEYAVMIVGALMILYVVFGGMTATTWVQIIKAVMLLSGATFMSVMVLAQFDFSMEALFARAVEVKTGLAAAEGAAPADAAAAGRAIMGPGGFIKDPISAISLGMALIFGTAGLPHILMRFFTVPNAKEARKSVLWATTWIGYFYLLTFIIGFGAIVMVATNPEFLDAGGGLRGGANMAAIHLADAVGGDVFLGFISAVAFATIVAVVAGLTLSGASAVSHDLYATVFRKGVSSDKELLVSRITTVVLGLVAILLGIAFEKQNVAFMVSLAFALAASGNFPVLLLSLLWKGTTTRGAVVGGFLGVTVALVLTILSPAVWVTVLGHAEAIFPYSSPAVFSVPLAFATIWIVSLLDRSPRAAIDRAGFDEQQVRSETGIGAYQSSGH, encoded by the coding sequence ATGAGGGCGCGCGGTTTCGCCGCCCTCGGCCTCGCTTCGCTCCCCTCGGCTGCTTGGGCCGAAGCTCTCACCGGCGAGGCCGAGCGCCAGCCGATGAACTGGACGGCGATCGCCATGTTCGCCGCCTTCGTGATCCTGACCCTGTGGATCACGCGCTGGGCGGCCAAGCGCACCCGCACCGCTGCTTCCTTCTACACCGCGGGCGGCGGCATCACCGGCTTCCAGAACGGGCTCGCCATTGCCGGGGACTATATGTCGGCGGCGTCCTTCCTCGGCATCTCGGCGCAGATCTTCTTCGACGGCTATGACGGGCTGATCTACTCGACCGGCTTCCTCGTCGGCTGGCCGATCATCCTGTTCCTGATGGCGGAGAAGCTGCGCAACCTCGGCCGCTTCACCTTCGCCGACGTCGCCTCGTTCCGGATGGCGCAGCCGCCGATCCGCACCTTCTCCGCGGTTTCGACGCTGATCGTCGTCGCGTTCTACCTGATCGCGCAGATGGTCGGCGCCGGTCAGCTCATCAAATTGCTGTTCGGCTTGCCCTACGAATATGCGGTCATGATCGTCGGCGCCCTGATGATCCTCTACGTGGTGTTCGGCGGGATGACCGCGACCACATGGGTCCAGATCATCAAGGCGGTGATGCTGCTGAGCGGCGCCACCTTCATGTCGGTGATGGTCCTCGCCCAGTTCGACTTCTCGATGGAGGCCCTGTTCGCCCGGGCTGTGGAAGTGAAGACGGGCCTCGCCGCGGCCGAGGGCGCCGCGCCCGCAGACGCCGCCGCGGCCGGGCGCGCGATCATGGGGCCGGGCGGCTTCATCAAGGATCCGATCTCGGCCATCTCGCTCGGCATGGCCCTGATCTTCGGCACGGCCGGCCTGCCCCACATATTGATGCGCTTCTTCACCGTTCCCAATGCCAAGGAAGCGCGCAAGTCGGTGCTGTGGGCGACCACATGGATCGGCTATTTCTATCTCCTCACATTCATCATCGGCTTCGGCGCGATCGTGATGGTCGCCACCAACCCCGAGTTCCTCGACGCCGGCGGCGGCCTGCGCGGCGGCGCCAACATGGCCGCGATCCACCTCGCCGACGCGGTCGGCGGCGACGTCTTCCTGGGCTTCATCTCCGCGGTTGCCTTCGCGACGATCGTGGCGGTGGTTGCAGGGCTCACTTTGTCCGGTGCGTCGGCCGTCTCGCACGATCTCTATGCGACCGTGTTCCGCAAGGGCGTGAGTTCGGACAAGGAACTGCTCGTGTCGCGGATCACGACGGTCGTCCTCGGCCTGGTCGCGATCCTCCTCGGCATCGCCTTCGAAAAACAGAATGTCGCCTTCATGGTCTCGCTCGCCTTCGCGCTGGCGGCGTCGGGCAACTTCCCCGTCCTGCTCCTGTCGCTTCTCTGGAAGGGAACGACGACCCGCGGGGCCGTCGTCGGCGGCTTCCTCGGCGTCACCGTGGCCTTGGTCCTGACGATCCTGTCTCCGGCCGTGTGGGTCACCGTGCTCGGTCATGCCGAGGCGATCTTCCCTTATTCCTCGCCTGCCGTCTTCTCGGTCCCGCTCGCCTTCGCGACGATCTGGATCGTGTCGCTGCTCGACCGCAGCCCGCGCGCCGCGATCGACCGGGCCGGGTTCGACGAGCAGCAGGTCCGCTCGGAAACCGGCATCGGCGCCTATCAATCGAGCGGCCACTGA
- a CDS encoding DUF485 domain-containing protein: MTDRIARVQANPKYQALVRRRSRFAWTLTAIMLLAYFGYVLLIAFDKELLARPIGDGVTSVGIPLGFGIIVLGVLLTAIYVRRANREFDALLEALLAEEGE, from the coding sequence ATGACCGATCGTATCGCCCGCGTGCAGGCCAATCCCAAATACCAGGCACTGGTGCGGCGCCGCAGCCGCTTCGCCTGGACGCTGACCGCTATCATGCTGCTCGCCTATTTCGGCTATGTCCTGCTGATCGCGTTCGACAAGGAATTGCTCGCCCGTCCGATCGGCGACGGCGTCACCTCGGTCGGCATCCCGCTCGGCTTCGGCATCATCGTCCTCGGCGTGCTCCTCACCGCCATCTACGTCCGCCGCGCCAACCGGGAATTCGACGCGCTGCTCGAAGCGCTGCTGGCGGAGGAAGGCGAATGA
- a CDS encoding copper resistance protein B, which yields MKRLMIASLLAAAAAPAWAQHEGHAMPAPQPPAQKPAADPHAGHHMPEAPPADPHAGHQMPEAPAADPHAAHQMPDPPAADPHAGHSMPADPHAGHAMPGHAPGIPDPPVAAPSAAARSGPRHAADAVFGAAPMADAREVLRKEHGAIVTSKILVDQLETLIRDGRDGYAWDAQGWYGGDIHKIWLKSEGEGSFGESPEHVEVQALYSRALDPWFNLQAGVRHDFRPDPERTYAVLGLQGLAPYWFEVEGALFLSDKGDLSARFEAEYDQRLTQKLILQPNIEFDLAAQDVPEIDVGSGLSSAELGLRLRYEFVPEFAPYVGVKYERAFGDTARFRRAAGEEAGGWSLLVGLRTWF from the coding sequence ATGAAGCGCCTGATGATCGCGAGTCTCCTCGCCGCCGCCGCCGCGCCGGCCTGGGCCCAGCATGAAGGCCATGCCATGCCGGCGCCCCAGCCGCCTGCCCAGAAGCCCGCGGCCGACCCGCATGCAGGGCATCACATGCCCGAGGCTCCTCCTGCCGATCCGCATGCAGGGCACCAGATGCCTGAGGCGCCGGCTGCCGATCCGCATGCGGCGCACCAGATGCCGGACCCGCCGGCTGCCGATCCGCATGCCGGTCACTCCATGCCGGCGGACCCCCATGCCGGCCACGCCATGCCCGGCCACGCGCCGGGCATCCCCGATCCGCCGGTGGCGGCGCCGTCCGCCGCTGCCCGGAGCGGTCCGCGCCACGCCGCCGACGCGGTGTTCGGCGCCGCCCCGATGGCGGACGCGCGCGAGGTGCTGCGCAAGGAGCATGGCGCGATCGTCACCTCGAAAATCCTGGTCGACCAGCTCGAAACGCTGATCCGCGACGGCCGCGACGGCTACGCGTGGGACGCCCAGGGCTGGTATGGCGGCGACATCCACAAGATCTGGCTCAAGAGCGAAGGCGAGGGGAGCTTCGGCGAGAGTCCGGAGCATGTCGAGGTGCAGGCGCTCTACAGCCGCGCGCTCGACCCCTGGTTCAACCTCCAGGCCGGCGTTCGGCACGATTTCCGGCCCGATCCGGAGCGGACCTACGCCGTCCTCGGCCTCCAGGGCCTCGCCCCTTACTGGTTCGAGGTGGAGGGCGCATTGTTCCTCTCGGACAAGGGCGATCTCTCGGCGCGCTTCGAGGCGGAATATGACCAGCGTCTCACGCAGAAACTGATCCTGCAGCCGAACATCGAGTTCGATCTCGCCGCGCAGGACGTGCCGGAGATCGACGTCGGCTCGGGCCTCAGCTCCGCCGAGCTCGGCTTGCGCCTGCGCTACGAATTCGTGCCGGAATTCGCGCCTTATGTCGGCGTGAAATACGAGCGCGCGTTTGGCGACACCGCCCGCTTCCGCCGCGCCGCGGGCGAGGAAGCCGGCGGCTGGTCTCTGCTGGTCGGCCTTCGCACCTGGTTCTGA
- a CDS encoding copper resistance system multicopper oxidase codes for MNPLIERRTLLRAGALGAAGFGVAGLLPAWAQSGTPGLVPAMPVLSGEDIRLRVGHSPFTVGGRTGHAVTLNGVLPAPLIRLREGQNVRLHVENTLDEDTSIHWHGLLLPFQMDGVPGVSFPGIKPRTTFTYEFPVRQSGTYWYHSHSGHQEQQGHYGPLVIDPAGADPVAYDREHVIVLSDWSFLHPHLLITRLKQEGGYFNRQKQTLLGQLRGGSEEHMTASERAMWGRMRMEPTDIADVTASTYTYLVNGHGPLENWTGLFRPGERVRLRIVNAAAMTIFNVRIPGLAMTVVSADGQNVRPVTVDEFQIGNAETYDVIVQPAEDKAFTFVAESIDRSGMGRATLAPRLGMSAPVPPLRERPTLTMKDMGMGGMDHGSMDHGAMGHGAAAPMDHGAMNMRDKSKVPPSVKVGVGVDSIAMAPIDRTGEPGLGLENVGHKVLTYRDLMALTPNPDTRPPTRTVEVHLTGNMERFMWSFDGEKYSDGVEPIRFERNERARVVLINDSMMTHPIHLHGHFFEVVNGHTGSHPVKHTVMVLPGGKVSFDLTADAPGDWAFHCHLLLHMHAGMFRVVTVRPLEGEAA; via the coding sequence ATGAACCCATTGATCGAGCGGCGCACGCTGCTCCGCGCCGGCGCGCTCGGCGCAGCTGGCTTCGGCGTCGCCGGCCTGCTGCCCGCCTGGGCGCAGAGCGGAACGCCGGGCCTCGTCCCCGCCATGCCCGTCCTGTCGGGCGAGGATATCCGCCTACGCGTCGGCCACAGCCCGTTCACGGTCGGCGGCCGTACCGGCCATGCCGTCACGCTGAACGGCGTCCTGCCTGCGCCTCTGATCCGGCTGCGCGAGGGCCAGAATGTCCGCCTGCACGTGGAAAACACGCTGGACGAGGATACGTCGATCCACTGGCATGGGCTTCTCCTGCCCTTCCAGATGGACGGCGTGCCCGGCGTCAGCTTCCCGGGCATCAAGCCGCGCACCACCTTCACCTACGAATTCCCGGTCCGGCAGAGCGGCACTTACTGGTATCACAGCCATTCCGGCCACCAGGAGCAGCAGGGCCATTACGGCCCGCTCGTCATCGATCCCGCCGGGGCCGATCCGGTCGCTTACGATCGCGAGCACGTCATCGTGCTCAGCGACTGGAGCTTCCTCCACCCGCATTTGCTCATCACCCGGCTCAAGCAAGAAGGCGGCTATTTCAACCGCCAGAAGCAGACCCTGCTCGGCCAGCTGCGCGGCGGTTCCGAGGAACACATGACCGCCTCCGAGCGGGCGATGTGGGGCAGGATGCGGATGGAGCCGACCGACATCGCGGATGTCACCGCCTCCACCTACACCTATCTCGTCAACGGCCACGGCCCGCTCGAGAATTGGACCGGCCTGTTCCGGCCCGGCGAACGCGTCCGGCTGCGGATCGTCAACGCCGCGGCGATGACGATCTTCAACGTCCGCATCCCCGGCCTGGCCATGACGGTGGTCAGCGCCGACGGCCAGAATGTCCGTCCGGTCACGGTCGACGAGTTCCAGATCGGCAATGCCGAGACCTATGACGTGATCGTCCAGCCGGCCGAGGACAAGGCCTTCACCTTCGTCGCCGAGTCGATCGATCGCTCCGGCATGGGCCGCGCGACGCTGGCGCCGCGGCTCGGCATGAGCGCGCCGGTGCCGCCGCTGCGCGAGCGCCCCACGCTCACCATGAAGGACATGGGCATGGGCGGCATGGATCATGGCTCGATGGACCATGGCGCGATGGGCCACGGCGCGGCTGCACCGATGGATCATGGCGCCATGAACATGCGCGACAAGTCGAAAGTCCCGCCGAGCGTCAAGGTGGGCGTCGGTGTCGATTCGATCGCGATGGCGCCGATCGACCGCACCGGCGAACCCGGTCTCGGCCTCGAAAATGTCGGCCACAAGGTGCTCACCTATCGCGACCTGATGGCGCTCACGCCCAATCCCGACACGCGGCCGCCGACGCGCACGGTCGAGGTCCACCTGACCGGCAATATGGAGCGGTTCATGTGGTCGTTCGACGGCGAGAAATATAGCGACGGGGTCGAGCCGATCCGCTTCGAACGCAACGAACGGGCCCGGGTCGTGCTGATCAACGACAGCATGATGACCCACCCGATCCACCTCCACGGCCATTTCTTCGAGGTCGTGAACGGCCACACCGGCAGCCATCCGGTGAAGCATACGGTGATGGTGCTGCCCGGCGGCAAGGTCAGCTTCGATCTCACCGCCGATGCGCCCGGCGACTGGGCGTTCCACTGCCACCTGCTGCTCCACATGCACGCCGGCATGTTCCGCGTCGTGACCGTGCGTCCGCTGGAAGGAGAGGCGGCATGA